The following DNA comes from Parcubacteria group bacterium.
TTTATTAATAACTTTTTCCAAAATTTCCCTCGGCACAATAACTTCAACTCGTTCTTCTTCTACTTCTTCGTACTTTCCCGCTTCGCCGATTGTCGGATTAGATTTTTCATTGCCCTTAAAGCGACCGATCCCGCGCGAAGAAAATGAGCAAAAATCATAGTTGCCAATCTTGCCAGCTCCCGCTTCGCCCAATGCTTTGCGAACAATATCCGCGTGGGATAGTGGAACAAAGACGACCAATTTTACGTTAGAAGTTTCCATATATTCAGTATAGCGCAAATCTTTGCCCAAATAAAGCTCTATTCATAAAAGCATAACTTAGACATCATTTGTTATCCGCTAAAAATAGAAGCTTCTATAGAGGCCTCTATAGAAGCTTCTAGAAAATTTGTTCACTATTAGTTGATGACGGCGCTCGATTTATTCATTGATTACTACAAATTCCGTTTCCCGAATTGCATAAACTGGCAATTCCTCTTTATAGCTCTTTAACATTTTTAGCTTGTCATCTCCACTAGAAGCGGCATATTCTCCCTTTGATTTATAATGCGTAATCATTTTTATATTCAGAAAATTCAAGCCTTCAAAAATCTGGTCATAATCTTGGTCATAATAGTATTTCGCAAACACAAGTGCGCCCGCTGAAGAGCCGATAGTAATTTTTCCTTCCAAGAGTTGTCTAAAATCAGAAATTTCCGCTAACCTTTTCTGAAGCTTCGGGGTATTGCCTCCTCGGAAAGATATCACGTCGCACTCTTTGATTTGTTTGATAAATTCATTTGAATTATCCGAGGCTAAAACATATTCAATATCCCATCTTCCAAAAACAAAATTAGAATTTTTTGTTTTTTTGTAAAGCATTTCCCAAGTTTCTTTTGGTCTAGCGAAAAAAACCACTAACACCTTGGATTTTCTCGGAATCAGGTTTAGAGATTTCCAGAGATTGATGTATTTTTTGAATGAAAATTCTTTCGTTCCACCGCCTTGGAGGATATATTCGATCATAAATTTTTTAGAATTCCTAGTACAAAGTAATGGCTTTATTTCTACAACAAGTTCAAATAATCTAGTCCCAAATACCCCACTTCGATATCAGTCAGTTGGCCGGCGCGAAGCAATTTACGAAATTCAGGAATAGTCAGAAGAATGGTCTCACAAATTTCCGAACTGGTATTTTTCGGCTCCGCCATTTTTTCACAATCTGTCGCCACAAAACAGCGCCGACGCATCGTCGAATAAGCATCATCTAAAATTTCTGCCACAAACTGAATTTTTCCACGATAGCCCGTCTCTTCAAGCAGTTCACGCTCAATCGCCTGCTCTGGCATCTCTCCGCTTTCCGTTCCGCCGCCGGGAAGTTCCAGGAGAATTTCATTCGGTCCCGGTCGAAATTGCCTTGCCAGAATCACTTCGTTATTTTTCGTCAGCGCCAAGATACAAATCGTCGGACCTTCTTTTTTAATGTAATAATCACTCTGCGTCCCATCAGGAAATTGAAACATCACTTTCTCGATTTTTCGACCATATTTTTGAAAAACCACTTCGCGCGACAATTCTTTCCATTTTTCGATTTTTGTTAGCATAGGATTATTTATAAATTGCAATTATTTGCTGAATGATTAGCTCATCAGCTTTGATATATTTTCCACCAAAATCAAACCATACTGTGAGAAAATCATCTTTTTCCAATTTTCTGATTTTGCCAATTTCCGGATCTTGCAGATAGATATATTTTTCGTCTAAGCCCGTCACGACTGAATAATGGCCATCCGGCACATTTGAGTCAGGGTAATCTATTCTGCCCCGCGTGAACCAATTCACAATCACTGGCACACCTTTTTCTAGCCATTTTTCAATATCTCCAAAACTGCTATTGTTTTTTATTTCCACTTTAAATCCCAGGCTTTCCGCTGCTCCTTTAATTCCTTGCGCATCAGTGCCCAGATCTTTTTTCACTTCGCATAGTTTTGCCAATTCTTTTTCCGTTTTTTCCACACCGTAATAGCCGAGAACTATTTTAAGCGAAGCTGGACCACACATGCTGGCGCTTAGTGTTTCCTGAAATGATTCAACCCTCAGTATTATTTTCATATCTGCAAACAATAAATTTTTTTCGCATTATCACTAAACACTTGTTCTTCAACGCTATCACTCAAATTCAATTCCTTCACTAATTGAATATGTTCATCGATTTTACACATCGGCCAATCAGTGCCAAAAATTACCTCATCCGGCCTATCAGCAATAGTTTTTCTTAATATTTCTTTAACTTTTTCTATGCCTCCACTTTTCCTGACCACCTCCGCATCAGCCATGGCGGCAATTTCAAAATAAATATTGGGAATGTCTTTGGTTATATCATAGCAATAATCCATTTTTGGCCAATAGTAATGCGTGATAATAACTTTAAGCTTCGGATATTTTTTGGCAACTTCTACGATATATTTTGGATCATTCCATTTGGCGCATTCACTATCACCTGAATTTTCTCCCGTATGAAATAATACAGGCACATTTAACTTCTGACACACATCATAATACGGCAGACACCTATCATCCGTCGGGTAATATGGATCATGACCGGGAAAAAATTTAAGTCCTTTAATTTTTCC
Coding sequences within:
- a CDS encoding Type 1 glutamine amidotransferase-like domain-containing protein produces the protein MIEYILQGGGTKEFSFKKYINLWKSLNLIPRKSKVLVVFFARPKETWEMLYKKTKNSNFVFGRWDIEYVLASDNSNEFIKQIKECDVISFRGGNTPKLQKRLAEISDFRQLLEGKITIGSSAGALVFAKYYYDQDYDQIFEGLNFLNIKMITHYKSKGEYAASSGDDKLKMLKSYKEELPVYAIRETEFVVINE
- a CDS encoding NUDIX hydrolase; the encoded protein is MLTKIEKWKELSREVVFQKYGRKIEKVMFQFPDGTQSDYYIKKEGPTICILALTKNNEVILARQFRPGPNEILLELPGGGTESGEMPEQAIERELLEETGYRGKIQFVAEILDDAYSTMRRRCFVATDCEKMAEPKNTSSEICETILLTIPEFRKLLRAGQLTDIEVGYLGLDYLNLL
- a CDS encoding cysteine peptidase family C39 domain-containing protein — encoded protein: MKIILRVESFQETLSASMCGPASLKIVLGYYGVEKTEKELAKLCEVKKDLGTDAQGIKGAAESLGFKVEIKNNSSFGDIEKWLEKGVPVIVNWFTRGRIDYPDSNVPDGHYSVVTGLDEKYIYLQDPEIGKIRKLEKDDFLTVWFDFGGKYIKADELIIQQIIAIYK
- a CDS encoding amidohydrolase family protein, which translates into the protein MNMIIDSHVHLSIFDNNVISLQGALDLLLEEMVKNKINAAIIIPDNIEGSEKIADLDRAVELIGECKNLYLLGSPQIVQRGSSELEKYQKIIEEGKIKGLKFFPGHDPYYPTDDRCLPYYDVCQKLNVPVLFHTGENSGDSECAKWNDPKYIVEVAKKYPKLKVIITHYYWPKMDYCYDITKDIPNIYFEIAAMADAEVVRKSGGIEKVKEILRKTIADRPDEVIFGTDWPMCKIDEHIQLVKELNLSDSVEEQVFSDNAKKIYCLQI